The Cytobacillus luteolus genome window below encodes:
- a CDS encoding CtsR family transcriptional regulator — protein MKNISDIIEQYLKQVLDRSDRDIVEIKRSEIAHRFECVPSQINYVINTRFTLERGYIVESKRGGGGYIRIMKVQSHDDAHLLKQLINLIDRRISQASAEDVIARLVEEGVLSGREAKIMLSVIDRSVLFIELPYRDELRARMIKAMLTSLMYK, from the coding sequence GTGAAAAATATTTCCGATATTATCGAGCAGTATTTAAAACAAGTTCTTGATAGAAGTGATCGGGATATTGTTGAGATAAAGCGAAGCGAAATCGCTCATCGATTTGAATGTGTGCCATCACAGATTAATTATGTAATAAATACTAGATTCACATTAGAGCGTGGTTATATTGTGGAAAGTAAACGTGGTGGTGGCGGATATATTCGAATCATGAAAGTACAATCTCATGATGATGCACATCTTCTGAAACAATTAATAAATTTAATAGATAGGCGTATTTCACAAGCAAGTGCTGAAGATGTGATTGCCCGTTTGGTCGAAGAGGGTGTTCTCTCTGGGAGAGAAGCAAAAATCATGCTTAGTGTCATTGATCGATCTGTCTTATTTATTGAACTTCCATATAGAGATGAGTTACGGGCAAGAATGATAAAGGCTATGTTGACTTCCTTAATGTACAAGTAA
- a CDS encoding UvrB/UvrC motif-containing protein: MICQECNKRPATLHFTKIVNGEKTEVHICEHCAQEKSEMFMFSGNGFSINNLLAGLLNIEPSISETKPFINNEITQCPRCNMTFQQFAKVGRFGCSECYKAFNKHLTPILKRLHSGNTAHIGKIPKRAGGKIHIRKEIEELKQSLQEQIVNEEFEQAALLRDQIRALEKKVSEHREGES, encoded by the coding sequence GTGATTTGTCAGGAATGTAATAAGAGACCTGCGACCTTGCATTTTACAAAGATAGTGAATGGTGAAAAGACAGAGGTTCACATTTGTGAACATTGTGCCCAGGAGAAAAGTGAGATGTTTATGTTTTCGGGAAATGGTTTTTCAATCAATAATTTGTTGGCAGGTTTATTAAATATTGAACCTTCCATTAGTGAAACGAAACCATTTATAAATAATGAAATTACTCAGTGTCCCCGTTGTAACATGACATTTCAACAGTTTGCTAAGGTAGGGAGATTCGGTTGCTCCGAGTGTTACAAAGCGTTTAATAAGCATCTAACACCAATCTTAAAAAGATTGCATAGTGGAAATACAGCACATATTGGCAAGATTCCGAAGCGGGCTGGAGGAAAAATTCATATCCGTAAAGAGATTGAAGAGTTAAAACAAAGTCTTCAAGAACAAATTGTTAATGAGGAATTTGAACAAGCAGCACTACTTCGAGATCAAATTCGTGCCTTAGAAAAAAAGGTAAGTGAACATAGAGAGGGGGAAAGTTAA